From a single Bacteroidota bacterium genomic region:
- a CDS encoding PFL family protein encodes MSSYDFNEIIQTIRMTELDHFDIRTVTLGISLRDCQSRNAETTSQKIYDKITRVASRHVENARKVESMFGISIANKRISVTPIAIACDGLTADEFVKIAETLDRAAGECGVDFIAGYSALVQKGYTNGDRELIKSIPEALARTKRVCSSVNVASTKAGINMDAVLEMAHVIKKTGVLTQDQDGIGCAKLVVFCNVPEDNPFVAGAFHGVTEPEVVLNVGISGPGVVLDTIRRLGKVSMPDLAEAVKKTSFRITRAGEIIGQKVAQGLGVPFGIVDLSLAPTPAIGDSIADILEAMGLESVGAPGTTAALALLNESVKKGGLMASSQVGGMSGAFIPVSEDAGMIRAAEKGHLSIEKLEAMTAVCSVGLDMIAIPGKTPAETIAGIIADECAIGMVNNKTTAVRILPIHGKDVGDVVDYGGLLGRAPIMPVRNLDCSVFVTRGGRIPPPVRSLTN; translated from the coding sequence ATGTCTTCATACGATTTTAACGAGATTATTCAAACCATCCGGATGACGGAACTGGATCATTTTGATATCCGGACTGTCACACTTGGTATTTCCCTGCGCGACTGTCAGTCGAGGAATGCTGAAACCACCTCACAGAAAATTTACGACAAAATCACACGGGTGGCTTCCCGGCATGTTGAAAATGCCCGGAAAGTGGAAAGCATGTTCGGAATCTCCATTGCCAATAAGCGCATTTCTGTTACCCCCATTGCCATTGCCTGTGACGGACTGACTGCTGATGAATTTGTGAAGATTGCAGAAACCCTCGACCGGGCCGCCGGAGAGTGTGGTGTGGATTTTATTGCAGGTTATTCAGCACTGGTTCAGAAGGGTTATACCAACGGAGACAGGGAACTGATTAAATCCATTCCAGAAGCACTTGCCCGTACGAAACGGGTATGTTCTTCGGTCAATGTGGCTTCGACCAAGGCCGGCATCAACATGGATGCTGTGCTCGAAATGGCTCATGTGATCAAGAAAACCGGGGTTCTTACCCAGGATCAGGATGGGATCGGATGTGCCAAACTGGTTGTTTTCTGTAATGTTCCTGAAGATAACCCATTTGTGGCCGGCGCTTTTCATGGTGTGACCGAACCTGAAGTCGTTTTGAATGTGGGAATATCGGGTCCCGGCGTGGTGCTCGATACCATCCGCCGGCTCGGAAAGGTTTCCATGCCAGATCTTGCAGAAGCGGTTAAGAAAACATCGTTCCGTATCACCCGGGCAGGCGAAATTATCGGACAGAAAGTGGCACAGGGGCTGGGTGTTCCGTTTGGAATCGTTGATTTATCCCTGGCTCCCACACCGGCTATCGGCGACAGCATTGCCGACATTCTCGAGGCCATGGGTCTGGAATCGGTTGGTGCTCCCGGAACGACGGCTGCGCTGGCATTACTGAATGAGTCGGTGAAAAAAGGGGGACTGATGGCCAGTTCTCAGGTGGGCGGAATGAGTGGTGCGTTCATCCCGGTCAGCGAAGATGCCGGGATGATCCGTGCCGCCGAGAAAGGGCACCTGAGCATCGAAAAGCTTGAAGCGATGACAGCCGTTTGCTCGGTGGGTCTGGATATGATTGCCATTCCTGGTAAGACCCCAGCCGAGACCATTGCCGGCATTATTGCGGATGAATGTGCCATCGGTATGGTAAATAATAAAACCACAGCGGTCCGGATTCTTCCCATTCACGGAAAGGATGTGGGTGATGTGGTTGATTACGGCGGGTTACTGGGACGGGCACCCATCATGCCAGTCAGGAATCTTGACTGTTCGGTTTTCGTAACACGTGGCGGCCGGATCCCACCCCCGGTCCGGAGCCTGACAAACTGA
- a CDS encoding LemA family protein, producing MSKTAIILLSIFGGFLVLALVIGLWLAGQYNTMVTLNETVDNAWSKVQSDYQRRSDLIPNLVSTVKGFAGQEQTVLLGVTEARSRVGQMNVSKDVLDDPQAFKRFSQAQSELGGALSRLLVVSENYPQLKSDANFLDLQAQLEGTENRIKKSRDDFNNTVQAYNTAIKTFPKVLLAGLFGFNPKQYFEASEGSENAPKVEF from the coding sequence ATGAGTAAAACTGCAATCATTCTCCTGAGCATCTTTGGAGGATTTCTGGTCCTGGCTCTTGTTATCGGACTCTGGCTGGCCGGTCAGTACAACACCATGGTCACCCTGAACGAAACCGTGGACAATGCCTGGTCCAAAGTTCAGTCAGACTATCAGCGGAGATCCGATCTGATTCCCAATCTGGTCAGCACCGTGAAAGGATTTGCCGGCCAGGAACAAACGGTTCTGCTGGGTGTCACCGAAGCCCGTTCCCGGGTGGGACAGATGAACGTATCAAAGGATGTACTTGATGATCCTCAGGCGTTTAAACGGTTCAGCCAGGCCCAATCGGAACTTGGTGGTGCTTTGAGCCGCCTTCTGGTTGTTTCAGAAAACTACCCGCAGCTGAAGTCGGATGCCAACTTCCTTGACCTACAGGCTCAGCTGGAAGGCACCGAAAACCGCATCAAGAAATCACGTGATGATTTTAACAATACGGTTCAGGCTTATAACACTGCAATTAAAACATTCCCCAAGGTTCTTCTGGCCGGATTGTTTGGTTTTAACCCCAAGCAATATTTCGAAGCCTCTGAAGGATCGGAAAACGCACCAAAGGTTGAATTTTGA
- a CDS encoding TPM domain-containing protein, which translates to MIRQILLTFLLCLGLAFPASAQTVEDIIQNKNWVMDYAGLFSPQAFEYASDSLYRFSTRTGNQINILTLKEIPNGEDIFTFSMKVAEGRRIGQQGLDNGVLVVITTTGRREFRIYPGRGLEAVLPDASIKRFFREVAVPLLKAGEFDNVLMVTIGFIARAAEGEFAVAEKKKDGPVVPGIAFVIFIVVMILLFSVLSRLTRRSRSLGIHPGTGKRSRPSTDASALPFILPLIFGSGRGGGGFGGGSSGGWGGFSGGGGSFGGGGSGGSW; encoded by the coding sequence TTGATCCGTCAAATTCTGCTGACCTTTCTTCTTTGTCTGGGACTGGCTTTTCCGGCCAGTGCTCAGACGGTTGAAGACATCATTCAGAATAAAAACTGGGTGATGGATTATGCCGGACTGTTTTCCCCTCAGGCATTTGAGTACGCATCCGATTCCCTCTACCGGTTTTCGACCCGTACCGGCAATCAGATCAATATTCTGACTTTGAAGGAGATTCCGAATGGGGAGGACATTTTCACCTTTTCGATGAAAGTCGCTGAGGGACGACGGATTGGTCAGCAGGGATTGGATAACGGTGTTCTGGTTGTCATCACCACCACCGGAAGACGGGAATTCAGAATTTATCCCGGCCGTGGCCTTGAAGCGGTACTTCCCGATGCCTCTATTAAGCGTTTTTTCAGGGAAGTGGCTGTGCCGCTGCTTAAAGCGGGTGAGTTTGATAATGTACTGATGGTGACCATCGGGTTTATAGCCCGCGCCGCAGAAGGTGAGTTTGCCGTTGCAGAAAAGAAGAAAGACGGTCCGGTTGTTCCCGGTATTGCCTTTGTCATCTTTATCGTTGTTATGATCCTGTTATTCTCAGTCCTTTCCCGATTGACCCGCCGGTCCCGGTCATTGGGAATTCATCCCGGAACCGGAAAACGGTCCCGCCCATCAACCGATGCCTCTGCGCTTCCCTTTATTCTGCCACTGATTTTTGGTAGTGGCCGCGGGGGTGGTGGATTCGGGGGTGGTTCATCGGGCGGATGGGGCGGATTTTCGGGGGGCGGCGGTTCCTTCGGAGGAGGAGGCAGCGGTGGAAGCTGGTAA
- the aroF gene encoding 3-deoxy-7-phosphoheptulonate synthase has protein sequence MLLLLDLNTPEERISHIEDRIRELRLTPHRIPGAHRLAIGITGNKSGISDDIFLSMPGVLEVHRISKPFKLVSREMKPDDTIIMVKGVPIGGTHFSLMAGPCSVESRDQIMRTAERVAEDGAQFLRGGAFKPRSSPYSFQGLKQEGLKLIRQAADEFGLRVVTELMNPDHFEEVEHHADIIQIGARNMQNFSMLEMLGRSRRPILLKRGLSATIEEWLLSAEYIMANGNPNVILCERGIRTFETYTRNTLDLNAIPVIKKLSHLPILVDPSHGIGLWDGVAAMARAGVAAGADGLIIEVHPDPETALSDGPQSLKFKTFSALAGQLRQLVPLLGKDWPERDRA, from the coding sequence ATGCTTTTATTACTCGACCTTAACACCCCCGAAGAACGGATCAGTCATATCGAGGACCGCATCAGGGAATTACGGCTGACGCCCCATCGGATTCCCGGTGCCCATCGTCTGGCCATCGGTATTACTGGAAATAAATCAGGAATCAGTGACGATATTTTCCTTTCCATGCCCGGTGTGCTCGAGGTTCACCGGATTTCCAAACCTTTCAAACTCGTCAGCCGGGAAATGAAACCCGATGACACCATTATCATGGTGAAAGGTGTTCCGATCGGAGGAACCCATTTTTCGCTGATGGCTGGTCCCTGTTCGGTGGAAAGCCGTGATCAGATCATGCGAACAGCGGAACGGGTGGCAGAAGATGGTGCACAGTTTCTGCGCGGGGGTGCTTTTAAACCCCGTTCATCCCCCTACAGTTTTCAGGGGCTTAAGCAGGAAGGATTGAAACTCATCCGGCAGGCCGCTGATGAATTTGGTCTCCGGGTGGTAACCGAACTGATGAATCCCGATCATTTTGAAGAGGTGGAACACCACGCCGATATTATTCAGATCGGTGCGCGGAATATGCAAAACTTTTCTATGCTGGAAATGTTGGGCCGTTCCCGCCGTCCGATTTTACTGAAACGGGGATTGAGTGCCACCATTGAAGAATGGCTGCTTTCTGCCGAATACATTATGGCAAATGGCAATCCCAATGTGATCCTGTGTGAAAGGGGAATCCGGACGTTTGAAACGTATACCCGGAATACCCTCGATCTGAATGCAATCCCAGTGATCAAGAAGCTGAGCCACCTTCCGATTCTGGTCGATCCGAGCCATGGAATCGGTTTATGGGATGGGGTGGCGGCCATGGCGCGTGCCGGAGTGGCGGCAGGAGCAGATGGACTTATCATTGAAGTCCATCCCGATCCTGAAACGGCCCTGTCCGATGGACCTCAGTCGCTGAAATTCAAGACCTTTTCTGCATTGGCCGGCCAGCTGAGACAATTGGTACCCCTGTTAGGCAAGGATTGGCCTGAAAGGGACCGGGCATGA
- a CDS encoding acyltransferase, translated as MSDEKSGLRLALIQTDSRLCDLKSNTIAHRELARKAIESGANLVIFPELSLSGYQLMDATYDLAITPDSSLFDEFKPLSMFAPILTGAPERGADGQIFNSVFLIDNGEVRVVHRKRYLPTYNVFDESRFFSAGKEIQPADTRVGKLGILICEDSWHPTLAWLHAQQQADLLIIMAASPYRSELAVETLDIRSKWKAIAQSYAITLSLPVAVCNRVGSEDGILFWGGSAVYKAGGQQLAEAPLFEPTELVATLNTQDRNRERYSSTHFLDDDQLWFQNQTSKLSKT; from the coding sequence ATGAGTGACGAAAAGTCCGGACTACGGCTGGCGCTCATTCAGACCGACAGTCGTCTGTGTGATCTGAAATCGAATACCATTGCTCACCGTGAACTTGCCCGGAAGGCCATTGAGTCCGGGGCAAATCTGGTTATTTTTCCTGAGCTGTCCCTGTCAGGTTATCAGCTGATGGATGCCACGTATGATCTTGCAATCACTCCGGATTCCTCACTTTTCGATGAATTTAAACCACTCAGTATGTTTGCTCCCATCCTGACCGGTGCACCTGAACGCGGAGCGGATGGCCAGATTTTCAACTCGGTCTTTCTGATTGATAACGGAGAAGTAAGGGTCGTTCACCGGAAACGGTATCTGCCGACTTATAACGTGTTTGATGAATCGCGGTTCTTTTCTGCCGGAAAAGAGATTCAGCCTGCTGACACCCGGGTTGGCAAGCTCGGGATACTCATCTGTGAAGATTCCTGGCATCCCACACTGGCCTGGCTGCACGCACAACAGCAGGCCGATCTTCTTATTATCATGGCGGCCTCTCCTTACCGGAGTGAGCTTGCAGTAGAAACACTTGATATCAGGAGTAAATGGAAAGCGATTGCCCAATCCTACGCCATTACCCTAAGTCTGCCTGTGGCGGTTTGTAACCGGGTGGGCAGTGAGGATGGCATTTTGTTCTGGGGCGGATCAGCTGTTTATAAAGCGGGAGGGCAACAGCTTGCAGAAGCGCCCCTTTTTGAGCCGACCGAACTGGTCGCCACGCTGAACACTCAGGACCGCAACCGGGAGCGTTATTCAAGCACGCATTTTCTTGATGACGATCAGCTCTGGTTCCAAAACCAGACGAGCAAACTCAGCAAGACCTGA
- a CDS encoding GNAT family N-acetyltransferase — protein MKKSISFRWMTPNDNDTILNFAGNLNREVTRQRLKKYLDEMWQTGFKCAGAFLSDGTCAGICGVWIGTKFYCGRYLELDDFIIDDRFRSDGIGHEFMTWLEDYAREQGCNTIMLDAFATNTRSHKFYYREGYEIKGYHFTRVISDYKGNDDLT, from the coding sequence ATGAAGAAATCCATCTCCTTTCGTTGGATGACCCCCAATGACAACGATACCATACTGAATTTCGCAGGAAACCTCAACCGGGAGGTCACCCGTCAGCGACTGAAAAAATATCTCGATGAAATGTGGCAGACCGGGTTTAAATGTGCAGGAGCCTTTCTGTCGGATGGAACCTGTGCCGGTATTTGCGGTGTTTGGATCGGAACGAAATTTTATTGCGGACGGTATCTGGAACTTGATGACTTCATCATCGACGACCGTTTTCGTTCGGATGGTATCGGACATGAATTCATGACCTGGCTCGAAGATTATGCACGCGAGCAAGGGTGTAACACCATCATGCTCGATGCGTTTGCCACCAACACCCGGTCTCACAAATTCTATTACCGTGAAGGATATGAGATTAAAGGGTATCACTTTACCCGCGTGATTTCGGACTACAAGGGAAATGACGACCTGACCTGA
- a CDS encoding alpha/beta hydrolase, whose protein sequence is MNTQILLFHLSLVFAVLMAPASSPAQNRDPFPTDSAAVCWWNTIEQLSDSGWTEGKTVSPFYPDYLSFYRLPVNEKQVTYSIRNLRKAGFRLFMQQWNPDDPKATVLVGHGYMDHTGMHGRLIAFLLERGYRVVTWDLPGHGLSDGPRGAIDSFSVYSQLFEKVVGEVKTSSPGPVHFIGHSTACLIAFNYLTKAMADPFDSVVFVAPLARHFLWEPGVFGHAVLKKTGISRLPRMVMNVSGDEAFNNLLRIDPLNSGWVPVSWPAALYKWENHRPVEPVSHRQVLILTGTHDTVVDADWNRVYYQQVFPAVKIEIIPGGRHHLLNEESKIRDIVYSVLEGVFP, encoded by the coding sequence ATGAACACACAGATCCTCCTTTTCCATCTGAGTCTGGTTTTTGCAGTACTGATGGCTCCTGCTTCTTCTCCTGCTCAGAACAGGGACCCTTTTCCAACTGATTCAGCAGCAGTTTGCTGGTGGAATACCATTGAACAGCTATCCGACAGTGGCTGGACAGAGGGCAAAACGGTCAGTCCGTTTTATCCGGACTATCTTTCATTTTACCGACTGCCGGTGAATGAGAAGCAGGTTACCTACTCAATCAGAAATCTTCGCAAGGCAGGATTCAGGCTATTTATGCAGCAATGGAACCCTGACGATCCGAAAGCCACGGTTCTGGTCGGACATGGTTACATGGACCATACCGGAATGCACGGACGGCTGATTGCGTTTCTGCTTGAACGCGGATACCGGGTGGTTACCTGGGACTTACCAGGACATGGTCTTTCTGATGGACCCCGCGGAGCCATTGATTCCTTTTCTGTTTACAGTCAATTGTTTGAAAAAGTGGTTGGTGAGGTAAAAACCTCGTCTCCCGGCCCGGTTCATTTTATCGGGCACAGCACCGCCTGCCTGATTGCGTTTAATTACCTGACCAAAGCAATGGCTGATCCGTTTGATTCGGTTGTGTTTGTCGCACCGCTTGCCCGGCATTTTCTGTGGGAGCCCGGTGTGTTCGGCCATGCGGTTTTAAAAAAGACCGGTATTTCCCGACTTCCGCGTATGGTCATGAATGTCAGTGGTGATGAGGCGTTTAATAACCTGCTGCGTATTGATCCGCTGAACAGCGGATGGGTTCCGGTCAGCTGGCCGGCCGCACTCTATAAATGGGAAAATCACCGGCCGGTTGAACCCGTGTCTCATCGTCAGGTTCTGATTCTGACCGGAACCCATGATACAGTGGTGGATGCAGATTGGAACCGGGTGTATTATCAGCAGGTTTTTCCAGCCGTGAAAATTGAGATAATTCCGGGAGGGCGACATCATCTGCTCAATGAGGAATCGAAAATCAGAGATATCGTTTATTCGGTTCTGGAGGGTGTTTTTCCGTAA
- a CDS encoding endonuclease, with product MHKLLFLFFLPVLNVLSFAQGSETFSNIPTGQSSYASRTWTGDNGLQWTASKARTDLTITGPAITVDGRTTTESISVTGIPGGIGSITLTHRQEFTGSGGLLTVKINGETVGSAIPITTTATASTITNIGISGTIALTIEITSVRASVDDITWTGSDGGGPVLKGEPSSYPTSVIAPNPAATSFSVEWLDAVGDTLPDGYLLKGSATGFASIPSPVDGVAELTGVLTKTASFGVETVLFTGLEASTTYYLKIFPYTNSGASINYKTDGEAPQVSVTTASSGGGGGDIPAGYYQTATGSGATLKTNLYNIIKGHTSVSYNSLYTHFQSTDSRSDGKIWDMYSNVTWTHGQKQCGSYSQEGDCYNREHSFPASWFNDASPMYSDLFHLYPTDGYVNNRRSNYPFGRVNSPSYTSQNGSKVGSNSTPGFSGTVFEPIDEYKGDFARTVFYMVTRYENLVSGWENNTSNADAVLSGNTFPALEQWALDLYWQWHQDDPVSQKEIDRNKAIYEIQDNRNPYIDHPEYVDLVWGGVATAVELTDWSGHWINGSVRLNWSTESEWESAGFEVFRSDHPADGFRKIASVDLTDKKAPHGTNGGQYEWTDLVPHQARVWYYRLDELSASGERTSYPVIRVKSTGETIGKLEVHSIWPNPFNPSVQMDYSVATGGEATISVVSVLGQVQMTQKIQLTPGRHEWQWSPTGQPVASGVYYIIIRTAGSTISKPVVYLK from the coding sequence ATGCACAAACTGCTTTTTTTGTTTTTCCTTCCTGTTCTGAATGTTCTTTCTTTCGCTCAGGGTTCCGAAACCTTTTCCAATATTCCCACAGGCCAATCCAGTTATGCCTCACGGACATGGACCGGTGATAATGGACTTCAATGGACGGCTTCTAAGGCGCGGACCGACCTGACCATCACAGGTCCGGCCATTACCGTCGACGGACGGACGACCACAGAATCCATTTCTGTCACTGGCATTCCGGGCGGAATCGGGTCCATCACGCTGACTCACCGACAGGAATTTACCGGATCGGGCGGTTTACTGACGGTCAAAATCAACGGTGAAACGGTGGGGTCGGCCATTCCGATCACCACCACGGCCACCGCATCGACGATAACAAACATTGGTATATCGGGTACCATTGCACTTACCATTGAGATTACCTCGGTTCGTGCCTCGGTGGATGATATCACCTGGACCGGCAGTGATGGGGGAGGCCCGGTTCTGAAAGGAGAACCCAGTTCGTATCCCACCTCGGTGATAGCCCCGAATCCGGCCGCCACCAGTTTTTCGGTGGAATGGCTCGATGCAGTGGGAGATACCCTGCCGGATGGTTATCTGCTCAAAGGATCTGCCACCGGATTTGCTTCGATTCCATCGCCGGTTGATGGCGTGGCCGAACTTACCGGTGTGCTGACGAAAACCGCTTCATTCGGGGTTGAAACTGTCCTTTTCACCGGACTGGAAGCATCGACAACCTACTATCTGAAGATATTTCCCTACACCAATTCGGGTGCATCCATCAATTATAAAACGGATGGAGAGGCGCCTCAGGTCAGCGTGACCACGGCTTCATCAGGTGGTGGAGGCGGAGATATCCCGGCCGGTTACTATCAGACGGCCACCGGATCGGGTGCGACGCTGAAGACCAATCTGTACAACATCATCAAGGGACATACCTCGGTCAGTTACAATTCGCTTTACACTCACTTCCAGTCAACCGACAGCCGGTCGGATGGCAAGATATGGGATATGTACTCCAACGTAACCTGGACGCATGGTCAGAAGCAATGTGGCAGTTATTCGCAAGAAGGGGATTGCTACAACCGGGAGCACTCATTTCCGGCTTCCTGGTTTAACGATGCCAGTCCGATGTATTCTGACTTGTTTCATCTGTATCCGACCGATGGGTATGTGAACAACCGGCGTAGTAACTATCCGTTTGGCCGGGTGAACTCACCCAGTTACACCTCACAGAACGGAAGTAAAGTCGGTTCAAACTCCACACCGGGTTTTTCAGGAACCGTTTTCGAACCGATTGACGAATACAAAGGTGATTTTGCCCGAACCGTTTTCTACATGGTCACCCGTTATGAAAACCTGGTCTCTGGGTGGGAAAACAACACATCCAACGCCGATGCAGTCCTGTCGGGAAATACCTTTCCGGCATTGGAGCAGTGGGCGCTCGATCTGTACTGGCAGTGGCATCAGGATGATCCCGTCAGCCAGAAGGAAATCGATCGCAATAAGGCCATTTATGAAATTCAGGACAACCGGAATCCATACATCGACCATCCGGAATATGTTGATCTGGTCTGGGGCGGGGTTGCCACGGCTGTTGAACTGACCGACTGGTCGGGCCATTGGATAAACGGATCGGTCCGGTTAAACTGGAGTACCGAATCGGAGTGGGAATCGGCCGGATTTGAAGTTTTCCGGTCGGACCATCCGGCGGATGGATTCAGGAAAATTGCGTCGGTTGATCTGACGGATAAAAAAGCCCCCCATGGCACCAATGGCGGGCAGTATGAATGGACGGACCTTGTTCCCCATCAGGCCCGGGTATGGTATTACCGGCTGGATGAATTGTCGGCATCGGGTGAACGGACGTCCTATCCGGTTATCCGAGTGAAATCAACCGGGGAAACAATTGGAAAGCTCGAGGTGCATTCTATATGGCCGAATCCGTTCAATCCGTCGGTACAAATGGATTATTCAGTAGCGACAGGCGGAGAGGCCACCATTTCGGTGGTGTCGGTGCTGGGTCAGGTGCAAATGACTCAAAAAATTCAACTGACACCGGGAAGGCATGAGTGGCAATGGTCTCCGACCGGGCAGCCGGTGGCTTCGGGCGTCTATTACATCATCATCCGCACAGCCGGATCGACCATTTCAAAACCGGTGGTTTATCTGAAGTAG
- a CDS encoding ATP-binding cassette domain-containing protein, with the protein MNPWSFSLTISSEARRLVQIERFLIQPGKINVLFGESGIGKSLIARSLFGLADQTRLGLRVNGERYEDYCKTARTQTFRKQGFFVFQEPSTHLNPAMTVQDQLHEADLAGLSGEEAILTALWQSDGWKPLLPVYPQSYRPSGGEKQRFLLAMALQKAKRLQKGSNPEALFVFDEPTGSLDNGFRNAFLQQLMQSYRTYGTTALLITHDYTIITYLQEQEWLPHFQFQELSRQPDGSVTQTEFDAAGYSGWQQSLQPLKQTNGHPVLSLESGLEVHGRRLVFSNEAANQVNLSLTAGNLTYLKAPSGVGKTTIARVILGLYRASDLNLTIGSHLLNGNTPPGFWKNTLWGKTLSMAFQLADEALNQSSTVEQVFFALRNPDLSTSEQVRAYLQTAFINQIDPGFLKQKVKFLSGGQKQRLNLLRSMAASPRILILDEPLNGVDFRTIQLFMNLLTTALEKQTAVLLISHNEAIFDRLTRPGNRIFLSADIV; encoded by the coding sequence GTGAATCCCTGGTCGTTTTCCCTTACCATCAGCAGTGAGGCCCGGCGTCTGGTTCAAATTGAACGGTTTTTAATTCAGCCCGGAAAAATCAACGTTCTCTTCGGTGAATCCGGCATCGGAAAAAGTCTCATTGCCCGTTCCCTGTTTGGTCTTGCCGATCAGACCCGGCTTGGACTGCGCGTAAACGGTGAACGATATGAAGACTATTGCAAAACAGCACGGACTCAGACCTTCAGAAAACAGGGATTTTTCGTCTTCCAGGAACCCTCCACTCACCTGAATCCGGCCATGACCGTGCAGGACCAGCTTCATGAAGCAGACCTGGCCGGGCTTTCCGGCGAGGAGGCGATTCTGACCGCGCTCTGGCAATCGGATGGATGGAAACCTCTTCTGCCTGTCTATCCGCAATCTTACCGTCCCAGTGGCGGAGAAAAACAACGATTTCTGCTGGCCATGGCGCTGCAAAAGGCCAAACGACTGCAGAAAGGATCAAATCCGGAAGCCCTTTTTGTTTTCGATGAACCCACCGGCAGTCTGGATAATGGATTCCGCAATGCATTTCTGCAGCAACTGATGCAGTCTTACCGGACTTATGGAACCACCGCACTGCTGATCACACACGATTACACCATCATCACGTACCTGCAGGAACAGGAATGGCTGCCTCATTTTCAATTTCAGGAACTGAGCCGGCAACCGGATGGATCGGTCACGCAGACAGAATTTGACGCAGCCGGTTATTCCGGCTGGCAGCAATCCCTTCAGCCTTTGAAACAAACCAATGGCCACCCAGTCCTGTCCCTCGAGTCAGGACTGGAGGTTCACGGGCGCCGGCTCGTTTTTTCCAATGAGGCAGCCAATCAGGTGAACCTGTCGCTGACAGCCGGTAATCTGACCTATCTGAAGGCACCAAGCGGAGTGGGAAAAACCACCATTGCCCGTGTCATTCTTGGTTTGTACCGCGCCTCAGATCTGAATCTGACCATCGGAAGCCATTTACTGAATGGAAACACTCCGCCCGGGTTCTGGAAAAATACCCTGTGGGGAAAGACCCTTTCCATGGCCTTTCAGCTGGCCGATGAAGCGCTGAACCAATCTTCAACGGTGGAACAGGTCTTTTTTGCATTGCGCAATCCAGATCTTTCCACGTCTGAACAGGTGCGCGCTTACCTTCAAACTGCATTCATCAATCAGATAGACCCGGGCTTTCTGAAACAAAAGGTGAAATTCCTGAGCGGTGGCCAGAAACAGCGACTGAATCTTCTCAGAAGCATGGCTGCCTCTCCCCGGATTCTGATTCTCGATGAACCATTGAACGGAGTTGATTTCCGGACGATTCAGCTTTTTATGAACCTGCTTACAACGGCTCTGGAAAAACAGACTGCCGTTTTACTGATTTCTCACAATGAAGCCATCTTTGACCGCCTCACCAGACCTGGCAACCGGATCTTTTTATCAGCGGATATCGTCTGA